A stretch of Salvelinus namaycush isolate Seneca chromosome 42, SaNama_1.0, whole genome shotgun sequence DNA encodes these proteins:
- the LOC120035053 gene encoding CD209 antigen-like protein D, translating into MADYVNKQMIELNKVNEENCKRATRSVKTETRRSEGRLRLYRLAAVCLGVLCVLQVTLNISLRLAFCKGNVTAEKDLLQTKQTCPEGWQIKLESSWYFLSNVKKPWKESREDCLKRGADLVIVNSDMEQEFLYGLNKRAWIGLTDSVTEGTWTWVDGTPLTTPRI; encoded by the exons ATGGCCGACTACGTCAACAAACAGATGATTGAATTAAACAAAGTTAATGAAGAAAACTGTAAAAGAGCAACGAGGAGCGTGAAGACTGAGACCCGTCGCTCAG AGGGAAGACTAAGACTCTACAGGCTGGCTGCTGTGTGTTTAGGAGTGCTGTGTGTACTACAAGTCACTCTCAACATCTCCCTGAGACTTGCTTTCTGTAA AGGCAATGTGACTGCAGAGAAAGAcctgctacagacca AACAAACCTGTCCTGAAGGCTGGCAGATTAAGTTGGAATCCAGTTGGTACTTCCTGTCTAATGTGAAAAAACCTtggaaggagagcagagaggactgtctgaagagaggagcagacctggtgatcGTAAACAGTGATatggaacag GAGTTTCTCTATGGCCTCAATAAGAGAGCctggattggtctgactgacTCTGTTACTGAGGGGACATGGACATGGGTGGACGGCACaccactgaccaccccaag AATCTAA